Genomic DNA from Paenibacillus donghaensis:
TAGGCAGCGGCCACGGCATACAAGCTATGAAACGGAGAATGCCTCCACAGCATGGCGACTAGCCATAACTGGGAGGCATTTGTTCACGTGTTGAGTTAACCTGTTTATCCTCAACACCGACTGCGACTAGTCGCGGAAAATCGCATCAATCTCGCTAATTTCACCCGGTGTCAGCTGAACCTTCAGCGTCTGCAGATTCGAGATTACCTGCTCCGGCCGCTTGGCGCCCGGGATCAGCGCATCAATGGAAGGTACACTCAGATACCACGCCAGCACCAGATGGGCGATTTCTACGCCTTTGGACTCAGCTATGGGGCGGATTCGCTCCACCTTGGCCAGACTGCGGGCGAAGCTCTCGCCCTGGAAAAGCGGATCATTCTTGCGGATATCGTCGAAGGTATCCTCCGGTTTGTATTTGCCGCCAAGCAGCCCGGAAGCTAACGGGAAATAAGGCACGAAGGAAAGGCCATGCTCCTGCGTATATGGCAGCAGATCCAGCTCCGCGTCCCGGTGAAGCAGGTTGTAATGCGACTGAAGCACATCGACATGACCATCACGGTTTGCTTCCTTCAGCTGCTCGATCGAGAAGTTGGAGACACCGATGGCCCGGATTTTGCCTTCATCCTTCAGCTTCTTCAGCTCACCGACCGCTTCAT
This window encodes:
- a CDS encoding aldo/keto reductase translates to MTNLTKLGSTDLHVLPIGLGANAVGGHNLFTGLNDETGREIVRTALGSGINFLDTAFIYGPERSEQLIGEVLKERGGRDRIVLATKGAHKLTADGVELDNSPAFLRASVEGSLKRLQTDYIDLYYIHFPDEHTPKDEAVGELKKLKDEGKIRAIGVSNFSIEQLKEANRDGHVDVLQSHYNLLHRDAELDLLPYTQEHGLSFVPYFPLASGLLGGKYKPEDTFDDIRKNDPLFQGESFARSLAKVERIRPIAESKGVEIAHLVLAWYLSVPSIDALIPGAKRPEQVISNLQTLKVQLTPGEISEIDAIFRD